From a region of the Oryza sativa Japonica Group chromosome 6, ASM3414082v1 genome:
- the LOC136351127 gene encoding protein ALP1-like isoform X1, with translation MQSLAISLLLSETHSLFSHTKTSSLLSLLFLSSSKMSEQNTDGSQVPVNLLDEFLAEDEIIDDLLTEATVVVQSTIEGLQNEASDHRHHPRKHIKRPREEAHQQLVNDYFSENPLYPSKIFRRRFRMSRPLFLRIVEALGQWSVYFTQRVDAVNRKGLSPLQKCTAAIRQLATGSGADELDEYLKIGETTAMEAMKNFVKGLQDVFGERYLRRPTMEDTERLLQLGEKRGFPGMFGSIDCMHWHWERCPVAWKGQFTRGDQKVPTLILEAVASHDLWIWHAFFGAAGSNNDINVLNQSTVFIKELKGQAPRVQYMVNGNQYNTGYFLADGIYPEWAVFVKSIRLPNTEKEKLYADMQEGARKDIERAFGVLQRRFCILKRPARLYDRGVLRDVVLACIILHNMIVEDEKETRIIEEDLDLNVPPSSSTVQEPEFSPEQNTPFDRVLEKDISIRDRAAHNRLKKDLVEHIWNKFGGAAHRTGN, from the coding sequence ATGCAGAGTTTAGCCATCTCTCTACTCCTCTCAGAAACTCATTCCCTCTTTTCTCATACGAAGACCTCCTCCCTTTTATCTTTACTGTTTCTCTCTTCTTCAAAGATGTCTGAGCAAAATACTGATGGAAGTCAAGTTCCAGTGAACTTGTTGGATGAGTTCCTGGCTGAGGATGAGATCATAGATGATCTTCTCACTGAAGCCACGGTGGTAGTACAGTCCACTATAGAAGGTCTTCAAAACGAGGCTTCTGACCATCGACATCATCCGAGGAAGCACATCAAGAGGCCACGAGAGGAAGCACATCAGCAACTAGTGAATGATTACTTTTCAGAAAATCCTCTTTACCCTTCCAAAATTTTTCGTCGAAGATTTCGTATGTCTAGGCCACTTTTTCTTCGCATCGTTGAGGCATTAGGCCAGTGGTCAGTGTATTTCACACAAAGGGTGGATGCTGTTAATCGGAAAGGACTCAGTCCACTGCAAAAGTGTACTGCAGCTATTCGCCAGTTGGCTACTGGTAGTGGCGCAGATGAACTAGATGAATATCTGAAGATAGGAGAGACTACAGCAATGGAGGCAATGAAGAATTTTGTCAAAGGTCTTCAAGATGTGTTTGGTGAGAGGTATCTTAGGCGCCCCACCATGGAAGATACCGAACGGCTTCTCCAACTTGGTGAGAAACGTGGTTTTCCTGGAATGTTCGGCAGCATTGACTGCATGCACTGGCATTGGGAAAGATGCCCAGTAGCATGGAAGGGTCAGTTCACTCGTGGAGATCAGAAAGTGCCAACCCTGATTCTTGAGGCTGTGGCATCGCATGATCTTTGGATTTGGCATGCATTTTTTGGAGCAGCGGGTTCCAACAATGATATCAATGTATTGAACCAATCTACTGTATTTATCAAGGAGCTCAAAGGACAAGCTCCTAGAGTCCAGTACATGGTAAATGGGAATCAATACAATACTGGGTATTTTCTTGCTGATGGAATCTACCCTGAATGGGCAGTGTTTGTTAAGTCAATACGACTCCCAAACACTGAAAAGGAGAAATTGTATGCAGATATGCAAGAAGGGGCAAGAAAAGATATCGAGAGAGCCTTTGGTGTATTGCAGCGAAGATTTTGCATCTTAAAACGACCAGCTCGTCTATATGATCGAGGTGTACTGCGAGATGTTGTTCTAGCTTGCATCATACTTCACAATATGATAGTTGAAGATGAGAAGGAAACCAGAATTATTGAAGAAGATTTAGATCTAAATGTGCCTCCTAGTTCATCAACCGTTCAGGAACCTGAGTTCTCTCCTGAACAGAACACACCATTTGATAGAGTTTTAGAAAAAGATATTTCTATCCGAGATCGAGCGGCTCATAACCGACTTAAGAAAGATTTGGTGGAACACATTTGGAATAAGTTTGGTGGTGCTGCACATAGAACTGGAAATTGA